A genomic segment from Orientia tsutsugamushi str. Boryong encodes:
- a CDS encoding reverse transcriptase N-terminal domain-containing protein — translation MQIFYILWHIVKVIQVNKYDKVKALQHLIANSFDSNVIAVRKVTETSEKRIVGVNCLIQYLYLIVKHLTF, via the coding sequence TTGCAGATATTTTATATACTTTGGCATATCGTAAAGGTAATACAGGTAAATAAATATGATAAAGTGAAAGCTTTGCAACATTTAATTGCCAATTCTTTTGACAGTAATGTAATTGCAGTTAGAAAAGTGACTGAAACCTCAGAAAAAAGAATTGTAGGAGTTAATTGCTTAATACAATATTTATATCTAATAGTAAAACATTTGACTTTCTGA
- a CDS encoding ankyrin repeat domain-containing protein translates to MYNTDLHDAAKQGDINKVKHLILEENRDVNFQDEDKNTPLYCAAKEGHTDVVKFLLTHGADSSLQCQCTNTALHIATQNKHVDVVKILAAHAAQTTNVVHTDNNIDLPGNMNQTALHMAVRNKSIDIIKILLFYGSDGNYPDAFRNTALHVAMTQHNSEIIDLLLTNGCSLNVPNTAGTTPFKKICNSFLNQPTEQKQKIITSCIAHLVMREHCNKEESTTTQPAWFKYNKYLTAESEWFKSNKSLIDKNQSLNEIWQNCQKEIQKMKDTIVCESEKTSLFDMFMESDLDKIARSTNYRHIRHKFKKEFCTYSPFIEKAIESRTLMLQNAVESIDDIFEPNQDDSTSWPHLPLEMKFMVLEYCSKDDLTKLQHHEEVEIAGGNNVMHEES, encoded by the coding sequence ATGTATAATACTGATTTACATGATGCTGCAAAACAGGGCGATATAAACAAGGTAAAGCACCTCATTTTGGAAGAGAATAGAGATGTTAATTTTCAAGATGAGGATAAAAATACTCCTTTATATTGTGCAGCAAAGGAAGGGCATACGGATGTTGTAAAATTTCTGTTAACTCATGGAGCTGATAGTAGTTTACAATGTCAGTGCACTAATACTGCTTTGCACATAGCTACACAAAACAAGCATGTAGATGTTGTAAAGATTCTGGCAGCTCACGCAGCTCAAACAACTAATGTAGTTCACACAGATAATAATATTGATTTACCAGGTAATATGAATCAAACAGCTCTACATATGGCTGTTCGAAACAAATCCATAGATATTATAAAGATTTTGTTATTTTATGGGTCTGATGGTAATTATCCAGACGCTTTTCGTAATACTGCTTTGCACGTTGCTATGACTCAACATAATTCTGAAATTATAGATCTTTTGTTAACTAATGGATGTAGTCTCAATGTACCAAATACAGCTGGTACTACTCCTTTTAAAAAGATTTGCAATTCTTTTCTAAATCAACCTACAGAGCAAAAGCAAAAAATAATAACATCATGTATTGCTCATCTTGTTATGAGAGAACATTGTAACAAAGAAGAAAGTACAACAACACAGCCAGCATGGTTTAAATACAATAAATATCTTACAGCTGAATCAGAATGGTTTAAATCCAATAAATCTCTTATAGATAAAAACCAATCTCTAAATGAAATTTGGCAGAACTGCCAGAAAGAAATTCAAAAGATGAAAGACACAATTGTTTGCGAAAGCGAAAAAACATCTCTTTTTGATATGTTTATGGAATCGGATCTTGATAAGATAGCAAGGTCCACTAATTATAGACATATTAGGCATAAGTTTAAGAAAGAATTTTGCACGTATTCTCCTTTTATTGAAAAAGCTATCGAGAGTAGAACTTTGATGTTACAAAATGCAGTAGAATCAATAGATGATATATTTGAACCAAATCAAGATGATTCAACATCTTGGCCTCATTTACCACTAGAAATGAAATTTATGGTACTAGAGTACTGCAGTAAGGATGATTTAACAAAACTTCAACATCATGAAGAAGTTGAAATTGCAGGGGGCAATAATGTTATGCATGAAGAATCGTAG
- a CDS encoding IS5 family transposase (programmed frameshift), whose translation MKLDQIKELKDEKFRRLTVVRKGTFSKMVDILRKADGVKKSKGGRKNKLNLEEQLLMALEYLREYRTYFHIGQNYGISESSAYKAVKWVEDTLVKHPNFALPGRKALMNSDMNYEVVLIDATESPIERPKKKQKFYYSGKKKRHTLKTQIVVDKKTHQVICTDFSNGKKHDFRLFKESKILIHPKIKAITDIGYQGIQKIHNNSALPKKKSKKNPLTKNDKKNNRRLAGKRVVNENVIAMLKRFKIIADKYRNRRKRFGLRFNLISCIYNFELP comes from the exons ATGAAATTAGATCAGATTAAAGAGTTAAAGGATGAAAAATTTCGTCGATTAACAGTAGTAAGGAAGGGAACATTCTCAAAGATGGTGGATATTTTGAGGAAAGCTGATGGTGTTAAGAAATCAAAAGGAGGGCGTAAAAATAAGCTCAATTTGGAGGAACAGTTATTGATGGCCTTAGAATACCTTAGAGAATACCGTACTTATTTTCATATAGGTCAGAACTATGGGATTAGTGAAAGTTCAGCATATAAAGCTGTAAAATGGGTAGAAGACACCTTAGTTAAACACCCAAACTTTGCTCTTCCAGGTCGTAAAGCTCTAATGAATAGCGATATGAATTATGAAGTAGTCTTGATTGATGCTACTGAGAGTCCAATAGAAAGACCCAA AAAAAAACAAAAATTCTATTATTCAGGAAAGAAGAAAAGGCATACACTAAAGACTCAAATAGTGGTAGACAAGAAAACACACCAAGTAATATGTACAGATTTTTCTAACGGTAAAAAACATGACTTTAGATTATTTAAGGAATCCAAAATTCTTATCCATCCTAAGATTAAAGCGATTACTGATATAGGATATCAAGGTATACAAAAAATTCACAATAATTCTGCATTACCAAAGAAAAAAAGCAAGAAAAATCCTTTAACTAAAAATGATAAAAAGAATAATCGTAGGTTAGCAGGAAAAAGAGTTGTCAATGAAAACGTTATTGCTATGCTAAAACGGTTCAAAATTATTGCTGACAAATATCGAAATAGACGTAAAAGATTCGGTCTTAGATTTAATTTGATCTCTTGCATTTATAATTTTGAACTACCTTAA
- a CDS encoding co-chaperone GroES, with the protein MKYQPLYDRVLVEPIQNDEAHGKILIPDTAKEKPTEGIVVMVGGGYRNDKGDITPLKVKKGDTIVYTKWAGTEIKLESKDYVVIKESDILLVKS; encoded by the coding sequence ATGAAATACCAACCACTGTATGATCGTGTGCTAGTTGAGCCAATACAAAATGATGAAGCACATGGAAAAATTCTTATTCCAGATACCGCAAAGGAGAAACCAACAGAAGGAATAGTAGTTATGGTTGGCGGTGGCTATAGAAATGATAAAGGTGATATTACACCGTTGAAAGTAAAGAAAGGAGATACTATAGTCTATACAAAATGGGCTGGTACTGAAATAAAATTAGAAAGTAAAGACTATGTAGTTATTAAAGAATCAGATATATTATTAGTTAAAAGCTAA